The following are encoded in a window of Brevibacillus ruminantium genomic DNA:
- the ppsA gene encoding phosphoenolpyruvate synthase, whose amino-acid sequence MSSLALSFQEMEKTQLSLVGGKGLHLGELSKMEGIQVPEGFCVTTAGYQKAIEQNEMYHALLDRLTVLKVEDRDEIGEISGKIRQIIMEAEIPSDVACAVTHYLSQFGEEHAYAVRSSATAEDLPHASFAGQQDTYLNIIGVDSILQHIRKCWASLFTDRAVIYRKQNGFDHRQVYLSVIVQRMVFPQASGILFTADPITSNRKLLSIDASFGLGEALVSGLVSADGYKVRDGEIVDKRIAAKNLAIYGRKEGGTETKQIDPDRQNTQTLTDEQILQLARIGRQIEAYFGQPQDIEWCLADNEFYIVQSRQITTLYPIPEANDQENHVYVSVGHQQMMTDPMKPLGLSFYLLLTPAPMRKAGGRLFVDVSLMLASPSGRETLINVLGKNDPLIKDALTTVIERGNFIKSVPDDKKEQSNGKSNQGPAPADYQTLNDYDPTIVSELIKQSESSIEELKHKIQTKSGADLFDFILKDIQELRERKSVSDPRSFGVIMTAMNASSWINEKMMEWLGEKNAADTLSQSVPNNITSEMGLALMDVADVIRPYPEVIAYLQQVQDDHFMDELHKFEGGQEAHDAINAYLSKYGMRCAGEIDITRPRWSEKPITLVPMILGNIKNFEPNAAKRKFEQGRQEALKKEQELLKRLKQLPDGEQKAKETKRMIDLVRNLIGYREYPKYSYINRYFVYKQALLKEAEQLVQAGVIRKKEDIYYLTFEELHEAVRTNQLDYQIISQRKDEYKVYEKLTPPRVITSDGEIIAGEYKRENLPAGAIAGLPVSSGVIEGRARVILNMEDADLEEGDILVTSFTDPSWTPLFVSIKGLVTEVGGLMTHGAVIAREYGLPAVVGVENATKLIKDGQRIRVHGTEGYIEIL is encoded by the coding sequence ATGAGTTCTTTGGCTCTCAGTTTTCAGGAAATGGAAAAAACGCAGCTTTCGCTCGTTGGCGGAAAAGGGTTACATCTAGGGGAATTATCAAAAATGGAAGGAATACAAGTACCAGAAGGATTTTGTGTTACAACAGCAGGATACCAAAAAGCCATCGAACAAAACGAAATGTATCATGCATTGTTGGATCGACTAACCGTGCTAAAAGTAGAAGATCGAGATGAAATTGGTGAAATCAGCGGGAAGATCAGGCAAATCATAATGGAAGCAGAAATTCCTTCCGATGTTGCGTGCGCCGTTACTCACTATCTCTCCCAGTTTGGTGAGGAACATGCGTATGCAGTGCGTTCCAGTGCGACTGCTGAAGATTTGCCACATGCCTCTTTTGCTGGTCAACAAGACACCTATTTAAATATCATCGGCGTCGATTCCATCTTGCAGCATATCCGCAAATGTTGGGCGTCGCTGTTTACCGATCGCGCGGTCATCTACCGAAAGCAAAACGGATTCGACCACCGTCAGGTTTATTTATCCGTTATCGTGCAAAGGATGGTTTTCCCACAGGCTTCAGGGATATTGTTTACCGCTGATCCGATTACTTCGAACCGGAAGCTGCTGTCCATCGATGCCAGTTTTGGGCTTGGAGAAGCGTTGGTGTCCGGCTTGGTATCTGCCGATGGTTATAAAGTACGGGATGGGGAAATCGTCGATAAAAGGATAGCCGCCAAAAATTTAGCGATCTATGGACGGAAAGAAGGGGGGACGGAGACAAAGCAGATCGATCCTGATCGGCAAAACACGCAAACCCTCACGGATGAGCAAATTTTACAACTGGCACGCATCGGGAGACAGATCGAAGCTTATTTCGGCCAGCCGCAAGATATTGAATGGTGTTTGGCTGACAATGAATTTTATATCGTCCAAAGCCGTCAAATCACGACTTTATACCCGATCCCTGAGGCGAATGATCAGGAAAATCACGTTTATGTATCTGTGGGTCACCAACAAATGATGACCGACCCCATGAAACCATTGGGATTGTCTTTTTACCTGTTGCTAACTCCTGCGCCCATGCGTAAAGCCGGCGGAAGGTTGTTTGTTGATGTTTCACTTATGCTGGCTTCACCTTCCGGCAGGGAAACTTTAATAAATGTCCTGGGAAAAAACGATCCGCTCATAAAAGATGCATTGACGACCGTCATAGAGCGGGGGAATTTTATAAAATCGGTACCGGATGACAAAAAAGAACAGAGTAACGGAAAAAGCAATCAAGGTCCGGCGCCTGCGGATTATCAAACACTAAACGATTACGATCCGACAATCGTCTCTGAGTTGATTAAGCAAAGTGAATCATCGATCGAGGAGTTAAAACATAAGATCCAAACGAAATCAGGAGCCGATCTGTTTGATTTTATCCTGAAAGATATCCAGGAATTAAGGGAGAGGAAGAGCGTATCTGATCCACGAAGCTTTGGTGTGATCATGACTGCTATGAATGCTTCATCATGGATCAATGAAAAAATGATGGAGTGGTTGGGTGAAAAAAACGCAGCAGATACGCTGTCTCAATCTGTACCAAACAATATCACTTCGGAAATGGGTCTGGCTCTAATGGATGTCGCAGATGTGATACGTCCTTATCCGGAAGTCATTGCGTATTTGCAGCAAGTACAAGATGATCACTTTATGGATGAATTGCATAAGTTTGAGGGCGGGCAGGAAGCACATGATGCGATCAATGCTTATCTCAGCAAATACGGTATGCGATGCGCCGGAGAAATCGATATTACCAGACCTCGTTGGAGCGAAAAACCAATTACACTTGTCCCCATGATTTTGGGTAATATCAAAAACTTTGAGCCTAATGCCGCAAAGCGGAAGTTTGAGCAAGGGCGACAGGAAGCTTTGAAAAAAGAACAAGAGTTATTGAAGCGATTGAAACAATTACCGGATGGCGAACAAAAAGCCAAAGAGACAAAAAGAATGATCGACCTAGTCCGGAATCTCATTGGGTATCGGGAATATCCAAAATATAGTTATATTAACCGCTACTTCGTTTATAAGCAGGCTTTGCTCAAAGAAGCCGAACAACTCGTGCAAGCGGGAGTTATTCGTAAAAAAGAAGATATCTACTATCTCACCTTTGAAGAACTTCACGAAGCCGTCCGCACCAATCAACTGGATTACCAGATTATCAGCCAACGAAAAGACGAGTACAAAGTATACGAAAAACTAACTCCACCGCGTGTTATCACGTCTGATGGTGAAATCATTGCAGGTGAGTACAAACGAGAAAATCTCCCAGCCGGAGCTATTGCGGGTCTGCCTGTTTCTTCCGGGGTTATAGAGGGGCGGGCACGTGTCATCTTAAACATGGAAGATGCTGACCTGGAAGAGGGAGATATTTTAGTCACCTCCTTTACTGACCCTAGCTGGACACCCTTGTTCGTATCCATAAAAGGCCTGGTCACCGAAGTTGGTGGACTGATGACCCATGGAGCCGTTATCGCACGTGAATATGGCCTGCCAGCAGTTGTCGGAGTGGAAAATGCCACCAAACTGATAAAAGATGGGCAACGAATTCGCGTGCATGGAACAGAAGGGTATATCGAAATATTGTAA
- a CDS encoding helix-turn-helix transcriptional regulator, with protein sequence MKKSERLHDMIRYVNSREFFNLQDLMEKYNISKSTALRDIRSLEQLGMPIYSEHGKYGRYGILKNRLLSPIFFTIDEVYALYFAMLTLESYQSTPFHLSVTKLHEKFESCLSKKQIDQIHKMKKVLQFEVYQHHHVSRYLDKILESILHERNCKIEYTKNNQIKSYHIQFFKISAAFGQWYATGIELDTNKYRVFRCDRITFIEEEEEEDSKPHFSIDELVRRSLDIYKYEESIAFEVEISEQAVDLFYKEHYPSMKLESGDKTIITGFYHPGEEEFITSYFMRYGNQVRSVKPESLKQLIQDRVENLFKHYQKL encoded by the coding sequence ATGAAGAAATCGGAACGTTTACATGACATGATCAGATACGTAAACAGTCGAGAGTTCTTTAATTTACAAGACCTCATGGAGAAATACAATATTTCCAAAAGTACGGCTCTCCGTGATATCCGTTCATTGGAGCAGCTAGGTATGCCTATTTATTCGGAGCATGGCAAATATGGAAGATATGGTATCCTGAAAAATCGGTTGTTATCCCCCATTTTTTTCACGATTGATGAAGTGTATGCCCTGTACTTTGCCATGTTGACGTTAGAATCGTATCAATCAACACCCTTTCATTTAAGCGTTACGAAACTACATGAAAAGTTTGAAAGCTGTCTTTCTAAAAAACAAATTGATCAGATTCACAAAATGAAAAAGGTCCTGCAGTTTGAAGTTTATCAACATCATCATGTTAGTCGTTACTTAGACAAAATTTTAGAAAGCATTCTTCATGAACGTAACTGTAAGATTGAATATACAAAAAATAACCAGATAAAAAGTTACCATATTCAATTTTTTAAAATATCCGCTGCGTTTGGTCAATGGTATGCTACTGGAATCGAGTTGGATACGAATAAATATAGAGTGTTCAGATGTGACAGAATCACCTTTATTGAAGAAGAAGAAGAAGAGGATAGCAAACCCCACTTTTCAATAGATGAACTCGTTCGACGTTCGTTAGACATTTATAAATATGAGGAGAGTATTGCCTTTGAAGTAGAGATTTCAGAACAAGCAGTGGATCTTTTTTATAAAGAGCATTATCCTTCTATGAAATTAGAAAGTGGGGATAAAACGATCATTACGGGATTTTATCATCCAGGAGAAGAGGAGTTTATCACCAGCTATTTTATGAGATATGGGAATCAGGTGCGATCAGTGAAGCCTGAATCGTTAAAACAATTGATTCAGGATCGTGTGGAGAATCTCTTTAAGCACTATCAAAAGTTATAA
- a CDS encoding VOC family protein, whose amino-acid sequence MSATLEIAIFLSMNGNAKEAIHFYKQHFHAEELLLVTYQDMAKRDSSIRLTDENKDYITHSVLSIGKTKVMIAEDTMDTSEEYRVGNNTSLCIQSADLEEIEQFYRSLVSDERVKIIVPLSRNVFSKAYGIIKDPFGIQIQLMFDERLQ is encoded by the coding sequence ATGAGTGCAACATTGGAAATCGCGATTTTCTTATCTATGAACGGAAACGCAAAAGAAGCGATCCATTTTTACAAACAACATTTTCACGCAGAGGAATTGTTGCTTGTTACCTATCAGGACATGGCAAAACGTGACAGCTCCATCCGGCTTACTGATGAAAATAAGGATTATATTACTCACTCTGTCTTATCCATCGGAAAAACAAAAGTAATGATCGCAGAAGATACAATGGATACCAGTGAAGAATATAGAGTTGGTAATAACACTTCATTATGTATTCAAAGTGCTGACCTGGAAGAAATTGAACAATTTTATCGAAGCTTGGTTTCAGATGAGAGAGTGAAAATCATTGTTCCTTTATCAAGGAATGTATTTAGCAAAGCGTACGGTATTATCAAAGACCCGTTCGGCATTCAAATACAATTAATGTTTGACGAGAGATTACAATAG
- a CDS encoding IS1182 family transposase, with the protein MCNLSITPPYYTTQLTLPLEGTVENIVSKRQCAPTFKSYNNRQVQVIFDIEELIPVHHVARVVDEMVEAIPDDKLFSHYPGGGRPSFHPKMMLKVILFGYSQKVYSCRGIEQLTRENIPTMWLAAMQQPDYRTINEFRGRRMKSMMNELYETMILKLIEANYITMENYFLDGTKIEANANKYSFVWKKSTIRFEEKLKEKIRETLRLIEETAKEEELEILADNLMDTVEDPSKLEEIAVGLETHIAVLSDEMENETNTEVRKEKRKRQSTWKKSLKLIRKDFLPRLAKYKAQNETFGDRNSYSKTDSDATFMRMKEDHMKNGQLKPGYNVQMATENQFILFYTIHQRPTDTRCFIPHLEKLASSWLPMPKNVIADAGYGSEENYLYAVGEEKEPRFDFLIPYGTYLKEKTRKAKRDIKSVINWVYVEKDDCFICPNGMKVTFKKYQNKKNASGHEQSYKIYECEDCSGCPFKSQCTKGKGNRQVHWNTIFEEMKAKAKAALECEDKAAIYARRKVEVESVFGHIKGNRSFRRFSLRGLDKVHVEFGIVALAHNLLKVAGIRLATFLKPIRAKKEAGGKTKRFSPSFFTF; encoded by the coding sequence ATGTGTAATCTTTCGATTACTCCCCCATATTATACCACGCAATTAACTCTTCCCCTAGAGGGAACAGTAGAAAATATTGTTTCCAAGAGACAATGCGCTCCTACATTCAAATCATATAATAACCGTCAGGTTCAAGTTATCTTCGATATCGAGGAACTTATTCCCGTGCACCATGTCGCACGTGTGGTAGATGAAATGGTTGAGGCCATTCCTGATGATAAGTTATTTTCTCATTATCCAGGCGGTGGCAGACCTTCGTTCCACCCTAAGATGATGCTAAAGGTCATCCTGTTTGGCTACTCCCAGAAGGTGTACTCTTGCCGTGGTATCGAACAGCTTACCCGTGAAAATATTCCCACCATGTGGCTGGCAGCGATGCAACAACCAGACTACCGTACCATCAACGAATTTCGTGGCAGACGGATGAAATCGATGATGAATGAACTTTACGAAACCATGATCTTGAAGCTCATCGAGGCCAACTATATCACCATGGAAAATTACTTTCTGGATGGGACAAAAATCGAAGCAAATGCCAACAAGTATTCTTTCGTATGGAAAAAATCAACGATCCGATTCGAGGAAAAACTGAAGGAGAAGATCCGAGAAACCTTGCGGCTCATTGAGGAGACAGCCAAGGAGGAAGAATTGGAAATCCTTGCGGATAACCTGATGGATACAGTGGAAGACCCCTCCAAATTGGAAGAGATTGCTGTTGGCTTGGAAACCCACATAGCCGTTTTATCAGATGAGATGGAAAATGAGACAAATACAGAAGTCCGTAAGGAAAAGCGAAAAAGACAGAGTACATGGAAGAAATCCCTTAAGCTGATCCGTAAAGATTTCCTACCAAGGCTTGCCAAATACAAAGCTCAAAACGAAACTTTTGGTGACCGCAATAGTTATTCCAAGACAGATAGTGACGCAACATTCATGCGGATGAAAGAAGATCATATGAAAAACGGTCAACTTAAGCCTGGCTATAACGTACAGATGGCAACGGAGAATCAATTTATCCTATTTTACACCATTCATCAACGTCCAACGGATACACGCTGCTTCATCCCCCATCTAGAGAAGCTGGCTTCTTCCTGGCTGCCCATGCCCAAAAATGTCATCGCGGATGCGGGGTATGGGAGCGAAGAAAACTATCTGTATGCGGTGGGGGAGGAAAAAGAACCACGGTTTGATTTCCTCATTCCTTACGGAACCTATTTGAAGGAAAAAACCCGAAAAGCCAAAAGGGACATCAAAAGTGTAATAAACTGGGTCTATGTTGAAAAGGATGATTGTTTTATCTGCCCAAATGGAATGAAAGTTACGTTTAAGAAATACCAGAACAAGAAGAACGCCTCTGGTCATGAACAAAGTTACAAAATTTATGAATGTGAGGATTGTTCAGGGTGTCCATTCAAATCGCAATGTACCAAAGGTAAAGGGAACCGTCAGGTTCATTGGAATACGATCTTTGAAGAAATGAAAGCAAAGGCAAAAGCAGCCCTTGAATGTGAAGACAAAGCAGCTATCTATGCCCGACGTAAAGTCGAGGTCGAAAGCGTGTTCGGTCACATCAAGGGCAATCGGTCGTTCCGCCGATTTTCTCTTCGTGGGCTCGACAAAGTGCATGTCGAGTTCGGAATTGTGGCACTAGCACATAACTTGTTGAAAGTGGCGGGCATCCGCCTGGCCACATTCCTCAAACCAATAAGGGCAAAAAAAGAAGCTGGGGGAAAAACGAAACGGTTTTCCCCCAGCTTCTTTACTTTTTAG
- a CDS encoding RNA polymerase sigma factor has product MESSDLSELVTLHGNAIYGFCHKLAKNKSDTDDLYQETFLRAMELRHKIDKNNNPKGFLISIAIGLWKNKRRKFAWRLRIAPIQEMKEDVESDHLFRDESTPEDILLSNERCVKIAAATDALNDKLKIPLYMYYTAEMSIEEIASALKIPPGTVKSRLFQARKALRNTLELEVDQDARF; this is encoded by the coding sequence TTGGAAAGTTCAGATTTGAGCGAGCTTGTGACGCTGCATGGTAATGCGATCTATGGATTTTGTCATAAACTCGCGAAAAACAAGTCCGATACCGATGACCTCTATCAGGAAACCTTTCTCAGAGCGATGGAATTGCGCCATAAAATCGATAAAAACAATAATCCGAAAGGGTTTCTCATCTCGATTGCCATCGGACTATGGAAAAACAAGCGCCGTAAATTTGCCTGGCGGCTAAGAATCGCTCCCATCCAGGAGATGAAAGAAGATGTGGAAAGCGACCACCTTTTCAGGGATGAATCAACACCCGAGGACATTCTTTTATCCAATGAGCGCTGTGTGAAGATCGCAGCCGCAACAGATGCCTTGAACGATAAATTGAAAATACCTCTGTATATGTACTACACGGCGGAAATGTCCATAGAAGAGATAGCCTCAGCCTTGAAGATTCCTCCGGGAACGGTGAAAAGCAGGCTTTTCCAGGCGCGAAAAGCCTTGCGAAATACTTTGGAGTTGGAGGTGGATCAAGATGCACGATTCTGA
- a CDS encoding NAD(P)/FAD-dependent oxidoreductase: MQTYVVIGAGILGASTAYQLAKSGTKVIMVDRGDKGQATDAAAGIICPWISQRRNQAWYKLAKEGALFYPSLIKELEHDGETQTGYARVGALSIHTNREKLTELEKRAQKRKEDAPEIGDITQLGPSEAKRLFPPLSDGFAAVHISGAARVDGRALRDALVRAAVKKGAVFLSGEATLRYDGACVTGVSVNGESIDADAVIVCAGAWAHPLLQPLGIEFQVSYQKAQIVHLELPDAGTNNWPVVMPPSDQYLLAFNHNRIVIGATHENDIEGFDTRITAGGLQEVFNKALEFAPDLAHSTFLEARVGFRPFTPGFLPVIGPLPGWERIFVANGLGASGLTMGPYIGWQLAKLAIGHEVDIDLDHYLVEGAIGKR, encoded by the coding sequence ATGCAAACCTATGTTGTAATTGGCGCCGGGATACTGGGAGCTTCTACGGCCTACCAATTGGCAAAAAGCGGAACAAAAGTGATCATGGTGGACCGGGGAGATAAAGGACAGGCCACAGATGCCGCTGCCGGCATTATTTGTCCCTGGATATCGCAAAGACGCAATCAGGCATGGTATAAACTCGCCAAGGAGGGGGCGCTTTTTTATCCATCTTTGATTAAAGAACTTGAACACGATGGAGAAACGCAAACCGGTTATGCCCGTGTTGGCGCACTCAGTATCCATACGAATCGAGAAAAGCTGACCGAACTGGAAAAGCGGGCGCAAAAACGCAAGGAGGATGCCCCGGAAATCGGAGACATCACCCAGCTCGGCCCAAGCGAAGCGAAGCGTCTGTTTCCTCCGCTTTCCGATGGCTTTGCGGCTGTACATATAAGCGGTGCGGCCCGAGTGGACGGTCGTGCCCTGAGGGATGCTCTCGTGCGGGCCGCTGTCAAAAAGGGTGCTGTATTTCTCAGCGGTGAAGCCACTCTTCGATATGACGGGGCATGTGTGACAGGAGTCAGTGTAAATGGGGAATCCATCGATGCAGACGCTGTTATTGTTTGTGCCGGCGCGTGGGCCCATCCATTGTTGCAGCCTCTAGGCATCGAGTTTCAGGTGTCGTATCAAAAGGCGCAAATTGTTCATCTGGAATTGCCGGATGCAGGCACCAACAACTGGCCGGTCGTGATGCCGCCGAGTGATCAGTATTTGTTGGCATTCAATCATAACCGAATCGTCATCGGCGCAACGCACGAGAATGATATCGAAGGTTTCGACACCCGGATAACGGCTGGCGGCCTGCAGGAAGTTTTCAATAAAGCGCTGGAATTTGCCCCTGATTTGGCCCATAGCACGTTTCTGGAAGCAAGAGTAGGGTTTCGTCCCTTCACCCCAGGATTTCTCCCTGTCATCGGCCCGTTGCCCGGTTGGGAAAGAATTTTCGTTGCCAATGGACTTGGCGCATCAGGTCTGACGATGGGGCCGTATATCGGCTGGCAGCTAGCAAAGCTGGCTATTGGGCACGAAGTCGATATCGATTTGGACCATTATCTGGTGGAGGGTGCCATCGGGAAGCGGTAA
- a CDS encoding aminoglycoside 6-adenylyltransferase, translating into MRSEKEMLDLILGVAQKDERVRAVYMNGSRTNPHAPKDILRDYDIVYVVTETSSFLEEENWIHVFGELLMMQEPDKNDRAIGMDMDFTRSYTYLMLFTDGNRIDLRIETKESMLERYAHDTLTMPLLDKDNCLPALPAPTNTDYWVKKPTEPLYLGCCNEFWWCLQNVAKGIWRDELPYAKQMFEQVIRPRLHEMIAWWVGIQNDFQVSLGKMEKYMKAYLPETYWEMYKQTYSDSDYENMWNSVRTACELFRILAKDVAAHFRYPYNIQDDTNMTKYLTHIRDLP; encoded by the coding sequence GTGAGAAGTGAGAAAGAAATGCTTGATCTGATCCTGGGAGTGGCGCAGAAGGATGAACGCGTTCGCGCCGTGTATATGAACGGCTCGCGTACCAATCCCCATGCGCCCAAAGATATTCTCCGGGACTATGATATTGTGTACGTCGTGACCGAGACGTCTTCCTTTCTGGAGGAGGAAAACTGGATACATGTATTTGGGGAACTGCTGATGATGCAGGAGCCTGATAAAAATGACCGGGCGATCGGAATGGATATGGATTTTACCCGATCCTACACGTATCTCATGCTCTTTACAGATGGAAACCGCATCGATCTTCGCATCGAGACAAAAGAATCGATGCTGGAAAGATATGCGCATGATACATTGACGATGCCGCTGCTGGATAAAGACAATTGTCTGCCAGCCCTGCCTGCACCCACAAACACCGATTATTGGGTGAAAAAGCCCACAGAGCCATTATATCTGGGGTGTTGCAATGAATTTTGGTGGTGCCTGCAAAATGTGGCGAAGGGAATTTGGCGAGATGAATTACCGTATGCAAAACAGATGTTTGAGCAAGTGATCCGGCCTCGTCTGCATGAAATGATTGCGTGGTGGGTGGGCATCCAAAATGATTTTCAGGTCTCTCTGGGCAAAATGGAAAAATACATGAAAGCATACCTTCCCGAAACCTATTGGGAGATGTATAAACAAACCTATTCAGACAGCGATTACGAGAATATGTGGAATTCCGTACGGACAGCATGTGAACTGTTTCGGATTCTTGCCAAAGATGTGGCTGCGCATTTTCGGTATCCATACAACATCCAGGACGATACGAATATGACGAAGTATCTTACGCATATTAGGGATTTACCTTGA
- a CDS encoding L-cystine transporter: MSALWTIVNIVIMLVIIAGLFFMQKKHISFSKRVFVGLGVGILFGLILQWIYGTKSDILKTTLDWYNIVGKGYVKLLQMIVMPLVFISIVSAFTKMKLSNNIGKISSLIIGLLVGTTAVAAAIGIASTLAFHLDGTQFQQGDAETARIGQVEQRLGEIQNMTLPQKVLELLPANPFLDLTGDRPTSTIAVVIFAAFIGIAYLGIRKKNPEQAELFSKIVETFHTVIMRVVTLILRLTPYGVLAIMTRVAASSDYNAIWQLGKFVAASYVALALMFIVHLLLLAFAGLNPITYIKKAFPVLTFAFTSRTSAGALPLNVKTQTQDLGVPEGIANFAGSFGLSIGQNGCAGTYPAMLAVMVAPLAGIDPLTPSFILTLIAVVALSSFGVAGVGGGATFAALLVLSTMNLPVAIVGLLISVEPLIDMGRTALNVSGSMTAGVLTSKATKELDTHVYNETGTQSVTV; encoded by the coding sequence GTGTCTGCATTATGGACGATTGTTAACATCGTGATCATGCTTGTCATCATTGCTGGATTGTTCTTTATGCAAAAGAAACACATTTCGTTTTCCAAGCGGGTGTTTGTAGGTTTGGGTGTAGGTATTTTATTTGGACTCATCCTTCAATGGATTTATGGAACAAAATCCGATATCCTAAAAACCACCTTAGACTGGTACAACATCGTCGGAAAAGGATATGTCAAACTGCTGCAAATGATTGTCATGCCTCTGGTTTTTATCTCGATTGTCTCTGCTTTTACCAAAATGAAATTATCCAATAATATCGGGAAAATCAGTAGCCTCATCATTGGTTTGCTGGTGGGGACGACTGCCGTTGCTGCTGCGATCGGAATAGCGTCCACGTTGGCATTTCATCTGGATGGTACCCAGTTCCAGCAAGGCGATGCAGAAACAGCACGAATCGGTCAGGTCGAGCAACGTTTGGGCGAGATCCAGAACATGACGCTGCCGCAAAAGGTACTGGAGCTCTTGCCAGCAAATCCGTTTCTCGATTTAACAGGTGATCGTCCGACTTCTACCATAGCGGTCGTCATCTTTGCAGCCTTTATCGGAATTGCGTATTTGGGAATCAGAAAGAAAAATCCCGAACAAGCCGAACTGTTTTCCAAAATCGTCGAGACCTTCCATACGGTGATCATGCGGGTCGTAACACTGATTTTGCGTCTGACTCCATACGGTGTGCTCGCGATCATGACCAGAGTGGCAGCATCCAGCGATTACAATGCGATCTGGCAGCTGGGGAAATTCGTCGCTGCCTCGTATGTGGCACTAGCTCTCATGTTCATCGTTCATTTGCTGCTGCTGGCTTTCGCTGGTTTAAATCCGATTACGTATATCAAAAAGGCGTTTCCCGTCCTCACCTTCGCATTTACGTCGCGCACGAGCGCTGGAGCTTTGCCGCTGAATGTCAAAACACAGACACAGGATTTAGGAGTTCCTGAGGGGATTGCCAACTTTGCTGGCTCATTTGGTCTTTCCATCGGTCAAAATGGATGCGCGGGGACCTATCCAGCCATGCTCGCCGTGATGGTTGCGCCCCTGGCAGGGATTGATCCGCTGACGCCTTCATTCATTCTCACGTTGATCGCTGTCGTTGCTCTCAGCTCTTTTGGGGTAGCAGGGGTGGGCGGAGGAGCAACCTTTGCAGCGCTGTTGGTATTGTCCACTATGAATTTGCCGGTTGCGATCGTGGGATTGCTGATCTCTGTAGAACCGCTGATTGATATGGGGCGTACCGCGCTTAATGTGAGTGGAAGCATGACGGCTGGCGTGCTGACGAGCAAAGCAACAAAAGAGCTGGATACTCATGTGTACAATGAAACGGGGACACAATCTGTAACCGTATAA
- a CDS encoding S4 domain-containing protein has product MHTIELFWTLQASANTAGSIERHCKNCGKTVRFTDTNIRRHNANGKNVYRFSIYKCEKGHTWNKKLAIYKSFSEHAEILEEALPIDGDAPEQINISDYLACGIKEVKIIIDHADGRFRIDKLLAEQLVGWSRTQIAQRIKAGLIRLNDQQIKPGVAVSVNDRISILIE; this is encoded by the coding sequence ATGCATACCATCGAGCTTTTCTGGACGCTGCAAGCTTCAGCGAACACAGCTGGCAGCATCGAACGCCATTGCAAAAATTGCGGAAAAACAGTCCGCTTTACCGATACCAACATACGCCGTCACAACGCCAACGGAAAAAACGTATACCGTTTCTCCATCTACAAATGCGAAAAGGGGCATACATGGAACAAAAAGCTGGCTATTTACAAATCGTTCTCGGAGCATGCCGAGATTCTTGAAGAGGCGCTTCCCATCGACGGCGATGCACCCGAGCAAATCAACATCTCAGACTATCTAGCGTGCGGAATCAAGGAAGTAAAGATCATCATCGACCACGCGGACGGTCGCTTCCGTATCGATAAGCTGCTTGCCGAACAGCTTGTCGGCTGGAGCCGTACACAAATCGCCCAACGCATCAAGGCGGGGCTCATTCGATTGAATGACCAGCAAATCAAGCCGGGTGTCGCCGTCAGTGTGAATGACAGGATTTCCATTTTGATTGAATAG